In Lentibacillus amyloliquefaciens, one DNA window encodes the following:
- a CDS encoding YitT family protein, producing MTEYAQIILGATLVALSYNLFLLPSRLAAGGMSGVSTIIFELYAISPALTQLLINLPIFIIGWIALGKDFSWKTLLGTFWVPFIIYLTADFSYTVSNPVLGAIYGGVILGAGLGTVYKGKGSTGGTAAIAQVVKKFTGLSSGYSQLIVDGLVVVSSLIVFNLELTLFALMCIYITSKTIDIVQLRTASSKLMLIITENEAKIHDVISNQIDRGLTKVRTVGGYTNQDKSMILCVADQQEAVKLKNLLPEEDPTAFVVFINASEVLGRGFTLDKYYGQKF from the coding sequence ATGACAGAATATGCTCAGATTATACTCGGTGCTACATTAGTTGCGTTATCTTACAATTTATTCCTTTTACCTTCAAGACTGGCAGCAGGCGGCATGTCCGGGGTAAGCACCATTATTTTTGAATTATATGCCATCAGTCCGGCACTCACACAACTTTTGATTAATCTCCCCATTTTTATAATTGGCTGGATTGCACTGGGGAAAGATTTCAGCTGGAAAACGTTGCTTGGTACATTCTGGGTTCCCTTTATAATATACCTTACTGCTGATTTCTCTTACACTGTATCCAATCCTGTATTAGGTGCCATCTACGGTGGTGTCATACTTGGCGCCGGCCTTGGTACAGTTTACAAAGGGAAAGGTTCAACCGGCGGAACAGCTGCCATCGCTCAAGTTGTTAAAAAGTTTACAGGGCTTTCAAGCGGCTATTCACAGCTGATTGTTGACGGCCTTGTTGTGGTTTCTTCTTTAATCGTATTTAATCTGGAATTAACGTTGTTCGCGCTCATGTGTATTTATATTACCAGCAAAACAATTGATATCGTCCAGCTTCGAACTGCCTCATCCAAATTAATGTTGATCATTACTGAAAACGAAGCGAAAATCCATGATGTGATTAGTAATCAGATCGACCGCGGCTTGACAAAGGTCCGGACCGTCGGCGGGTATACAAACCAGGATAAATCAATGATTCTCTGTGTTGCTGATCAACAGGAAGCGGTGAAGCTTAAAAATCTGCTGCCGGAAGAAGATCCAACCGCTTTTGTCGTGTTTATTAACGCCTCCGAAGTTCTGGGCCGGGGCTTTACTCTCGACAAATATTACGGGCAAAAATTTTAA
- a CDS encoding 3-hydroxyacyl-CoA dehydrogenase/enoyl-CoA hydratase family protein → MKRTIKRAAVLGSGVMGSGIAAHLANVGIPTIMLDIVPRELTKSEKKKGLTLEDSTVRNRTAADSKKALLKQNPSPITSKKSMDLIEVGNMEDDIEKLADVDWIIEVVVENLEVKQKVFANVDNYRKEGAIVSSNTSGISVEDMADGRSEDFRNHFLGTHFFNPPRYLKLLEVIPTKDTDPDVLAFMKTFGEDVLGKGVVEAKDTPNFIANRIGTYGLLVTVQEMLKGGYSIGEVDSVTGPMIGRPKSATFRTLDVVGLDTFIHVANNVYDQVEGDEKDVFKVPEFMQKMQEKGWFGAKSGQGFFLKKKGKDGSTIYELNPETLEYEDRKKLKTNATEAANQEKGPHRKLKALVNAEGDKAGDLVWSVLKPVLGYSAKLTGEIADDIVSIDQAMKWGFGWEIGPFETWDAIGVRKSVERMQKEGTIVPEWVLSMLEAGKESFYQTENGNVFYYHNGEYKKQSFNPKEISLSRLKDEKGVIKKNSGASLVDLGDGVAGLEFHSQGNAIGLDIIKMVNDAIDEVNKNYEGLVIGNQGKNFSVGAHLGMMLMAAQDDDFFELDMVVRQFQKTAMNIKYSEKPIVAAPFNMTVGGGAELSLPAAVQASAETYMGLVEFGVGLIPGGGGTKELYLKELRNLPKGVNFDLTKVANDVFEKVAMAKVSTSAEEARENGFLNSGDAISVNPDHLLHDAKEKVLALAKAGYQPPKREKIPVPGDAGYAAMLLGAKSLQFSGYASDHDIKIAEKLAYVLSGGRIKEGTLIDEQVMLDLEREAFLSLISEPLTQQRMQHMLLKGKPLRN, encoded by the coding sequence ATGAAGCGAACAATCAAGCGTGCCGCAGTACTTGGTTCGGGGGTCATGGGCTCCGGTATTGCTGCACACTTGGCGAACGTGGGTATTCCGACAATCATGCTCGATATTGTACCGCGTGAATTGACGAAAAGTGAAAAAAAGAAAGGTTTGACACTGGAAGACAGTACTGTACGAAATCGTACGGCTGCTGACAGCAAAAAAGCTTTGTTAAAACAAAATCCATCACCGATCACATCAAAGAAAAGCATGGACTTAATTGAAGTCGGCAATATGGAAGATGATATCGAAAAGTTAGCAGATGTTGACTGGATCATCGAAGTTGTTGTTGAAAACCTGGAAGTTAAGCAAAAGGTTTTTGCAAACGTTGACAATTATCGTAAAGAAGGCGCCATTGTCAGTTCAAACACGTCAGGAATTTCTGTGGAAGATATGGCTGACGGGCGTTCTGAAGACTTCCGCAACCATTTTCTTGGAACACACTTTTTTAATCCGCCGCGCTATTTAAAGCTGCTTGAAGTGATTCCTACGAAAGATACAGACCCGGATGTTCTCGCATTTATGAAAACGTTTGGTGAAGACGTACTCGGTAAAGGTGTTGTCGAAGCTAAAGACACGCCAAACTTTATTGCCAACCGAATTGGGACGTATGGGTTACTTGTAACGGTACAGGAGATGCTGAAAGGCGGTTACAGCATCGGTGAAGTAGATTCTGTTACAGGGCCTATGATTGGCCGTCCGAAAAGTGCCACATTCCGCACGCTGGATGTGGTAGGACTTGATACGTTCATTCACGTTGCCAACAACGTCTATGATCAGGTTGAAGGTGACGAAAAAGACGTGTTTAAAGTGCCTGAATTCATGCAAAAGATGCAGGAAAAAGGCTGGTTCGGCGCAAAAAGCGGTCAGGGCTTTTTCTTAAAGAAGAAAGGAAAAGACGGCAGCACGATTTATGAATTAAACCCGGAAACACTTGAGTACGAAGACCGGAAAAAATTAAAAACAAATGCAACCGAAGCAGCCAATCAAGAGAAAGGACCTCACCGTAAATTGAAAGCGCTTGTAAATGCTGAAGGTGACAAAGCCGGTGATTTAGTCTGGTCTGTGTTGAAACCGGTGCTTGGTTATTCCGCGAAACTCACCGGTGAAATTGCAGACGATATTGTCTCAATTGACCAGGCAATGAAGTGGGGCTTTGGCTGGGAGATAGGACCGTTTGAAACGTGGGATGCCATCGGGGTCCGGAAATCAGTTGAACGGATGCAAAAAGAAGGCACAATAGTACCTGAATGGGTACTGAGTATGCTGGAGGCCGGTAAAGAATCTTTTTATCAAACGGAAAATGGCAATGTCTTTTACTACCATAACGGTGAATACAAAAAGCAGTCTTTTAATCCGAAAGAAATCAGCCTGAGTCGCTTAAAAGATGAAAAGGGTGTGATTAAAAAGAATTCCGGTGCGAGCTTGGTTGACCTTGGCGATGGTGTCGCCGGTCTCGAGTTTCATTCACAAGGAAACGCAATCGGCCTTGATATTATTAAAATGGTTAATGACGCGATTGATGAAGTGAATAAAAACTATGAAGGGTTGGTTATCGGTAACCAGGGTAAAAATTTCAGTGTTGGCGCTCATCTGGGCATGATGCTGATGGCGGCACAGGACGACGATTTCTTTGAACTTGATATGGTTGTTCGTCAGTTCCAGAAAACCGCAATGAATATTAAGTACTCGGAAAAGCCGATTGTAGCCGCTCCGTTTAATATGACGGTCGGCGGCGGTGCGGAACTTTCACTGCCGGCTGCAGTCCAGGCTTCAGCCGAAACGTACATGGGACTCGTTGAATTCGGTGTCGGCCTGATTCCGGGTGGCGGCGGAACCAAAGAACTTTATTTGAAAGAGCTCCGCAATCTGCCTAAAGGAGTCAACTTTGATTTGACCAAAGTTGCGAATGATGTTTTTGAAAAGGTAGCGATGGCCAAAGTATCAACCTCAGCAGAAGAAGCACGCGAAAATGGCTTTTTGAACAGTGGGGATGCCATCAGTGTCAATCCGGACCATCTTCTGCATGATGCAAAAGAAAAAGTGCTGGCACTTGCTAAAGCAGGCTATCAACCGCCGAAACGTGAAAAAATTCCTGTACCGGGGGATGCAGGATACGCCGCAATGTTGCTTGGCGCAAAATCATTGCAGTTCAGCGGCTATGCTTCAGACCATGATATAAAAATTGCGGAAAAATTAGCATATGTCCTGTCAGGCGGAAGGATTAAAGAAGGAACGCTAATTGATGAACAAGTGATGCTTGACTTGGAACGTGAAGCATTCCTGAGTCTGATCAGCGAACCGCTCACACAGCAGCGTATGCAGCACATGCTTTTAAAAGGCAAACCACTGCGTAATTAA
- a CDS encoding acetyl-CoA C-acetyltransferase, protein MKEAVIVAGARTPVGKANKGSLAYTRPDDLAALTIKETLKRAGNYDGNIDDVIIGCAMPEAEQGMNMARNIAGLAGLKNDVPGITINRYCSSGLQSIAYAAERIMIGASDTIIAGGAESMSLIPMGGHVIKPNTKLVQDAPGYYMQMGHTAEEVANRFGISRGEQDEFAVRSHQRAAKALEEDKFKDEIVPVEVTERVIGEKNKVEEKTSMFEMDEGVRAGTTKEILGNLKPAFSATGSVTAGNSSQMSDAAGSVLVMDREKADSEGLKPLAKFHSFAVAGVEPEIMGVGPVEAVPKALDIAGLDLSDIGLIELNEAFASQSVRVIQALDLDPEIVNVNGGAIALGHPLGMTGTKLTLSLIHEMKRRNVQYGVVTMCIGGGMGAAGVFELL, encoded by the coding sequence GTGAAGGAAGCAGTCATTGTTGCAGGTGCAAGAACCCCTGTAGGAAAAGCTAATAAAGGTTCACTGGCTTATACAAGACCAGATGACCTGGCAGCATTAACCATTAAAGAAACACTGAAACGTGCAGGAAATTACGATGGCAATATAGACGATGTCATTATCGGATGTGCAATGCCGGAAGCGGAGCAAGGGATGAATATGGCCCGTAACATTGCGGGGCTTGCCGGGCTTAAGAATGATGTCCCCGGTATAACGATAAACCGCTATTGCTCCTCCGGCTTGCAAAGCATCGCTTATGCAGCTGAACGTATTATGATCGGTGCGAGTGATACGATTATCGCCGGTGGAGCAGAATCGATGAGTCTGATTCCGATGGGCGGTCACGTCATTAAACCAAATACAAAACTTGTTCAAGATGCACCGGGATATTATATGCAAATGGGTCATACAGCTGAAGAAGTTGCCAATCGTTTTGGCATTTCGCGTGGTGAGCAGGATGAATTTGCTGTCCGGAGTCATCAGCGCGCAGCCAAAGCACTGGAAGAAGACAAGTTCAAAGATGAAATTGTTCCGGTGGAAGTAACCGAACGCGTCATTGGAGAAAAGAATAAAGTTGAAGAGAAAACATCTATGTTCGAGATGGATGAGGGCGTACGTGCGGGAACAACAAAAGAAATTCTCGGCAATTTGAAGCCGGCCTTTTCAGCCACCGGATCCGTTACAGCAGGAAACTCGTCACAAATGAGTGATGCTGCTGGTTCAGTGCTGGTCATGGATCGTGAAAAAGCAGATTCTGAAGGCTTGAAGCCGCTTGCCAAATTCCATTCATTTGCCGTTGCAGGTGTTGAGCCGGAAATTATGGGTGTCGGTCCTGTTGAAGCAGTTCCCAAAGCGCTCGATATAGCTGGTCTGGATCTGTCCGATATCGGTTTGATCGAACTGAACGAAGCATTCGCATCCCAATCAGTCCGTGTTATTCAAGCGCTCGACCTGGATCCGGAGATTGTCAACGTAAACGGCGGAGCAATTGCACTTGGCCATCCGCTTGGCATGACAGGCACTAAGTTAACGTTAAGCCTTATTCATGAAATGAAACGCCGCAACGTACAATATGGTGTCGTCACAATGTGCATCGGTGGCGGAATGGGAGCAGCGGGCGTATTTGAACTATTGTAA
- a CDS encoding acyl-CoA dehydrogenase family protein: MSETKEKLFKGGGFLTEDLQAEDIITPEDFTEEHKMIGKTTDDFIEGEVVPKIDNLENHEFEHSVDLLKKAGELGLLGADIPEEYGGIDLDKISSAIITEKFSRGGGFSITHGGHVGIGTLPIVFFGNEDQKQKYLPNLATGEKIAAYALTEPSAGSDAMSGKTTAKLNDAGTHYILNGEKQWITNSAFADVFIVYAQVDGDKFTAFIVERDFPGVSTGPEEQKMGIKASSTRTLILEDAEVPVENLLGEKGKGHKIAFNILNVGRYKLAMGGVGGSKRALELAASYVNQRKQFNTAISSFSLTKEKLATMAAATYANESAVYRTVGLFEQRMGSLTDEQLTDGREVAKAIAEYQIECSLNKFSATECMDYVIDEALQLHGGYGFMEEYEIARMYRDSRINRIFEGTNEINRLIVPGTLMKKAMKGELPLLQEAQKLQEELMMMMPEEVGDATLEQEKYLLKNAKKMVLLGAGLAAQKYQQKLENEQEILVNLADMVNEVYNLEAAILRTEKAINKDGKDKHEQKLLYTQVYVQEAFNRIEADAKDTLIAVEEGDTLRMMLSSLRKLTRHTPRNVIGKKREIAAKIIEDEKYVV, from the coding sequence ATGAGTGAAACAAAAGAAAAATTATTCAAAGGCGGCGGGTTTCTAACCGAAGATTTGCAAGCAGAGGATATCATTACACCTGAAGACTTTACCGAAGAACACAAAATGATCGGCAAAACAACCGATGATTTCATTGAAGGTGAAGTCGTACCGAAGATTGACAACTTGGAGAACCATGAATTTGAACATTCGGTTGATCTATTGAAAAAAGCCGGTGAACTCGGTTTGCTTGGGGCAGATATTCCGGAAGAATATGGCGGTATTGATTTGGATAAAATCAGCTCAGCCATTATCACAGAAAAATTTTCCCGCGGCGGTGGTTTTTCAATTACACACGGGGGACATGTCGGTATTGGAACACTTCCGATTGTTTTCTTTGGCAATGAAGACCAAAAGCAAAAATATTTGCCGAACCTGGCTACCGGCGAGAAGATTGCCGCATATGCACTAACTGAGCCAAGCGCAGGGTCAGATGCCATGAGTGGCAAAACAACCGCAAAATTGAATGATGCCGGCACACATTACATCTTAAACGGGGAAAAGCAATGGATCACCAATTCGGCGTTTGCTGATGTGTTCATTGTCTATGCCCAGGTTGACGGGGATAAATTCACCGCATTTATTGTTGAGCGGGACTTCCCTGGCGTTTCAACAGGGCCTGAAGAGCAGAAAATGGGTATCAAGGCATCATCAACCCGGACATTGATTCTTGAAGATGCTGAAGTCCCGGTTGAAAACCTGCTCGGTGAAAAAGGGAAAGGTCACAAAATCGCCTTCAATATTCTGAACGTTGGCCGCTACAAGCTGGCAATGGGGGGTGTAGGCGGATCCAAGCGGGCTCTGGAGCTGGCAGCAAGCTATGTGAATCAGCGGAAGCAGTTTAACACGGCTATATCCAGTTTTTCACTGACCAAGGAAAAACTCGCAACAATGGCTGCGGCCACTTACGCTAATGAAAGTGCCGTTTACCGCACAGTCGGATTGTTTGAACAAAGGATGGGCTCATTGACTGATGAGCAGTTGACAGACGGCAGAGAAGTAGCGAAGGCAATTGCAGAATATCAGATTGAGTGCTCCCTGAATAAATTCTCGGCTACAGAGTGCATGGATTATGTCATTGATGAAGCACTGCAGCTCCATGGCGGATATGGTTTCATGGAAGAATATGAAATAGCCAGAATGTATCGTGACTCCCGCATTAACCGGATTTTTGAAGGAACCAATGAAATAAACCGTCTGATCGTTCCGGGAACGCTCATGAAGAAAGCCATGAAAGGTGAATTGCCGCTTCTGCAGGAAGCACAAAAGCTGCAGGAAGAGCTTATGATGATGATGCCTGAAGAAGTGGGCGATGCTACTTTAGAGCAGGAAAAATATTTGCTGAAGAATGCTAAGAAAATGGTTTTGCTTGGAGCCGGTCTTGCCGCACAAAAATATCAGCAGAAACTGGAAAACGAGCAGGAAATTCTTGTTAATCTTGCTGATATGGTCAATGAAGTTTATAACCTGGAAGCAGCGATTCTAAGAACAGAAAAAGCAATTAATAAAGATGGTAAGGATAAACACGAGCAGAAGCTTCTATACACACAGGTATATGTCCAGGAAGCCTTTAACCGGATCGAAGCCGATGCTAAGGATACGCTCATTGCTGTTGAGGAAGGCGATACATTAAGAATGATGCTGTCGTCATTGCGTAAACTGACACGTCATACCCCGAGAAATGTGATTGGCAAAAAACGCGAGATCGCAGCGAAAATCATTGAAGACGAAAAGTATGTTGTTTAA
- a CDS encoding Uma2 family endonuclease yields the protein MCYDKDRKQTRDLLKETGLTYEDYAAIDDGNRYELAGGKLELMSLAPLVKHQMISFELQKKFLQSCEADYIILYAPVDLILSTDEVRQPDVVLINRERKDIIRKRGIEGAPDLVVEILSPSTIKRDKIDKLDVYARFGIPEYWIVEPNAGMLEQYILKDSQYEIINVFHDNEPVTSPNIACISFTMRDIMDNVPELED from the coding sequence ATGTGTTATGATAAAGACCGCAAGCAAACTCGTGATTTATTAAAGGAAACCGGCCTTACGTACGAAGACTATGCCGCAATAGATGACGGCAACCGGTACGAACTTGCCGGGGGAAAACTGGAGCTGATGAGTCTTGCGCCTTTAGTCAAACATCAAATGATCAGTTTTGAATTGCAAAAGAAATTTCTGCAGAGTTGTGAGGCTGATTACATTATTTTGTATGCACCGGTTGATCTCATTCTTTCAACCGATGAAGTCCGCCAGCCGGATGTTGTCCTGATTAACCGGGAAAGAAAAGATATTATTCGAAAGCGGGGAATTGAAGGGGCACCGGATTTGGTTGTGGAGATCCTTTCACCATCAACAATAAAGCGGGATAAGATTGATAAATTGGACGTTTACGCGCGTTTCGGAATTCCTGAATACTGGATTGTGGAACCGAACGCCGGAATGCTGGAACAATATATTCTTAAAGACAGTCAATATGAAATTATCAACGTGTTCCACGACAATGAACCGGTCACCTCTCCAAACATCGCATGTATATCGTTTACCATGAGAGATATTATGGATAATGTTCCGGAGCTGGAGGATTAG
- a CDS encoding arsenate reductase family protein: protein MTLTFYWYPKCGTCQKAKKWFDAHDIDYESIHIVENPPTKNELLDFISQSGMPPKKFFNTSGKKYREQNMKEKIKDASTEEMAEWLASDGMLIKRPIVTDGQDVTLGFKEESFNETWLKK from the coding sequence ATGACTTTAACGTTTTACTGGTATCCAAAATGCGGGACTTGCCAAAAAGCAAAAAAATGGTTCGACGCTCATGATATTGATTATGAAAGCATACATATAGTGGAAAATCCCCCGACAAAAAATGAGCTGCTCGATTTCATTTCGCAAAGCGGCATGCCGCCGAAGAAGTTTTTCAATACGAGCGGGAAGAAATATCGTGAGCAGAATATGAAGGAAAAAATTAAGGATGCGAGCACGGAAGAAATGGCAGAATGGCTGGCTTCAGATGGGATGCTGATCAAGCGGCCAATTGTGACAGACGGTCAGGATGTTACGCTTGGCTTTAAAGAAGAGTCATTCAATGAAACATGGCTTAAAAAATAA
- the gcvH gene encoding glycine cleavage system protein GcvH — protein MSLPKDLYYTEEHEWVKKEDGKVRIGITDFAQDELGDVVFVELPEVGDELEADESFGSVESVKTVSELYAPISGTVVEINEELEDSPEFVNESPYEKAWLVVLEPSNPSDVDQLLTADQYEEAVNKD, from the coding sequence ATGAGTTTACCGAAAGATTTGTATTATACAGAAGAGCACGAATGGGTGAAAAAAGAAGACGGGAAAGTACGAATCGGGATTACTGATTTTGCACAGGATGAACTGGGGGATGTCGTATTTGTCGAATTGCCTGAGGTCGGTGATGAACTTGAAGCCGATGAGTCCTTCGGAAGTGTTGAATCCGTCAAGACCGTTTCCGAATTGTATGCACCAATTAGTGGAACAGTGGTTGAAATTAACGAAGAGCTTGAAGACAGCCCGGAATTTGTTAACGAGTCGCCTTATGAAAAAGCGTGGCTGGTTGTATTAGAGCCGTCCAATCCATCAGATGTCGATCAATTATTAACTGCGGACCAATATGAAGAGGCTGTTAATAAAGATTAA
- a CDS encoding toprim domain-containing protein, whose translation MTAYNEKVIIVEGLTDKRQIKKVMAENAEVICTNGTLGVEKFDELLDDYDLDNRDVYILVDEDSPGIRLRRQLSRELPHAEHIFVSSDYREVATTPENILAAELAGKRIEVNPIFLI comes from the coding sequence ATGACAGCGTACAATGAAAAAGTTATCATTGTAGAAGGGTTAACCGATAAAAGGCAGATTAAAAAAGTGATGGCTGAAAATGCAGAGGTTATTTGTACGAATGGCACACTTGGTGTCGAAAAATTTGATGAGCTGCTTGATGATTATGACTTGGATAACCGGGATGTTTATATTCTGGTTGATGAAGACAGCCCCGGCATCAGACTGCGCCGTCAGCTTTCACGTGAATTGCCGCATGCTGAGCATATTTTTGTAAGCAGTGACTATCGTGAAGTGGCAACTACACCGGAGAACATCCTTGCCGCTGAACTTGCAGGGAAACGTATTGAGGTTAATCCGATTTTTCTGATTTAG
- a CDS encoding thioredoxin family protein, with product MIYLQEITDEIYEQDRYLLFIYTPFCGTCSLARSMLDKIEAVHQQDIFYEMNASLNPEFMQEYKVESVPCLLIKEDGRVKDKIYAFKSIANIYSYLMEYKPELFATS from the coding sequence GTGATTTATTTGCAAGAAATAACAGATGAAATATATGAGCAGGATCGATATTTATTATTTATTTATACACCTTTTTGCGGTACTTGCTCCCTGGCCCGGTCAATGCTTGATAAAATTGAGGCAGTCCATCAGCAGGATATTTTTTATGAAATGAACGCCTCGCTTAATCCGGAGTTCATGCAGGAATACAAGGTCGAGAGTGTTCCCTGTCTGCTGATTAAAGAGGATGGACGGGTTAAGGACAAAATATATGCATTTAAGTCGATTGCCAACATATACAGTTACTTAATGGAATATAAGCCGGAACTATTTGCCACAAGCTGA
- a CDS encoding methionine ABC transporter ATP-binding protein gives MISIKGLTKTFTTSNNRITAVDDLTLDIKDGEIFGVIGYSGAGKSTFVRLLNRLEEPSAGQVIINDQDITALNSNQLRLTRQEIGMIFQHFNLLWSRTVTDNIAFPLEISGVPKQEREERVQELINLVGLNGRENAYPSQLSGGQKQRVGIARALANRPKVLLCDEATSALDPETTNAILDLLVDINAKLGLTIILITHEMHVIRKISNQVAVMEEGKIVEQGDVLDVFLRPEQPVTKKFVKQIMGSNGDDGAEELVNTYDSGKIVRLHFIGDTTNQALISQMARSFNIDINILQGKITQMQQGAYGTLFVQMDGEKAEIDRAITYITDETSVEVEVVRNVE, from the coding sequence TTGATATCAATAAAGGGTTTGACCAAAACATTTACAACATCAAATAACCGTATAACGGCTGTCGATGACTTAACCCTTGATATTAAAGATGGTGAGATATTCGGTGTTATCGGCTACAGCGGTGCCGGCAAAAGTACATTCGTAAGACTTTTGAACAGACTGGAAGAACCATCAGCCGGACAAGTCATCATCAACGATCAGGACATTACAGCTTTAAATTCAAATCAGCTGCGGCTCACCCGTCAGGAGATTGGCATGATTTTTCAGCACTTTAACTTGCTTTGGTCACGAACTGTCACAGATAACATTGCTTTCCCGCTGGAAATATCGGGCGTGCCGAAACAGGAGCGGGAAGAACGTGTGCAGGAATTAATCAACCTTGTCGGATTGAACGGGAGAGAGAATGCTTATCCGTCACAATTAAGCGGCGGCCAGAAACAGCGTGTCGGAATTGCCCGGGCACTTGCAAACAGACCCAAAGTGCTGCTCTGTGATGAGGCAACATCAGCACTTGATCCGGAAACAACAAATGCCATCCTGGACTTGCTTGTTGACATTAACGCAAAACTGGGTTTGACGATTATTCTTATTACCCACGAAATGCATGTTATACGTAAAATCAGTAATCAAGTGGCCGTCATGGAAGAAGGTAAAATCGTTGAACAGGGCGATGTGCTTGACGTATTCCTACGTCCGGAACAACCGGTAACCAAAAAATTTGTTAAACAAATTATGGGAAGCAATGGAGATGACGGTGCGGAAGAGCTCGTCAATACGTATGACAGTGGTAAAATCGTCAGGCTGCACTTTATAGGTGATACAACCAATCAAGCTCTGATCAGCCAGATGGCCAGGTCTTTTAACATCGACATCAATATTTTACAGGGGAAAATCACGCAAATGCAGCAAGGGGCCTATGGGACACTATTCGTTCAAATGGACGGCGAAAAGGCTGAAATTGACCGGGCCATAACTTACATAACGGATGAAACCTCCGTTGAAGTGGAGGTGGTCCGAAATGTGGAATAG
- a CDS encoding methionine ABC transporter permease: MWNSLFPNIEMQDLWVATYETFYMTIIALIGTFIFGILLGLLLYLTMKDGIWQNKFLNIIVASIVNIFRAIPFIILILLLFPFTDFLIGTIRGPNAALPALIIGSAPFYGRLVEIALKEVDKGVIEAAKSMGAKTRTIIFRVLLPESMPALVSGITVTAINLIGYTAMAGVIGAGGLGNYAYFFGFQRREFDVVFLCTVLIVLIVFLFQFIGDYVSNKIDKR; this comes from the coding sequence ATGTGGAATAGTCTGTTCCCGAATATTGAAATGCAGGATTTATGGGTGGCAACCTATGAAACGTTCTATATGACGATTATTGCTCTGATAGGTACATTTATTTTTGGGATACTGCTGGGACTCCTGCTTTATCTGACCATGAAAGACGGAATCTGGCAAAATAAATTTTTGAATATCATTGTCGCTTCGATTGTCAATATATTCAGGGCGATCCCGTTTATCATTTTAATTTTGCTTCTGTTTCCGTTTACCGATTTCTTGATTGGAACCATCCGGGGACCGAATGCGGCACTGCCGGCATTAATCATCGGGTCAGCTCCATTTTACGGCCGGCTTGTTGAAATTGCGCTTAAAGAGGTTGATAAAGGCGTCATCGAAGCAGCCAAATCGATGGGGGCAAAAACCCGCACCATCATTTTCCGGGTGTTGCTTCCTGAATCAATGCCTGCGCTTGTTTCAGGTATAACCGTAACAGCTATCAATTTAATTGGCTATACTGCGATGGCGGGTGTTATTGGTGCCGGGGGACTCGGTAATTATGCGTACTTCTTCGGGTTCCAGCGCCGTGAATTTGATGTTGTATTTTTATGTACAGTGCTTATTGTACTAATTGTCTTTTTATTCCAATTTATCGGGGATTATGTCTCCAATAAAATAGATAAACGATAA